The Chloroflexota bacterium genome has a window encoding:
- a CDS encoding bifunctional metallophosphatase/5'-nucleotidase codes for MGGVARRATAIEYLREQAGEHVLVLDAGNTLLGERLAFETKGRIIVEAMNAMGYDALTVGTLELSQGIQVLQERAKEANFAILSCNILDTQSEKPLFTPYIIVQRDGLRYGIIGVSEPEIVNLADIAQTAKALDPIQSLQRYLPEVQEHSDVIIVLSHLGLEGDKALAQAIPDIDVIVGGRSRRLLRAPEMVGSTIIVQAGYDGEWLGKLGVTVTAEGTLVDPWVDIIPLGPDIADHPELAALVARYNQLYPPPTPGAH; via the coding sequence ATGGGTGGAGTAGCCCGGCGGGCTACCGCAATCGAGTATCTTCGCGAACAAGCAGGCGAACACGTGCTCGTGTTGGATGCAGGAAACACGCTTTTGGGGGAAAGATTGGCTTTTGAAACCAAGGGGCGCATTATTGTGGAAGCGATGAATGCCATGGGATATGACGCCCTCACTGTGGGCACCTTGGAATTGAGCCAGGGAATCCAAGTGCTCCAGGAGCGTGCAAAGGAGGCAAATTTTGCCATCCTCTCTTGCAACATCCTCGATACGCAGAGCGAGAAGCCTCTCTTCACGCCCTATATCATCGTGCAACGAGACGGCTTGCGCTATGGCATTATCGGTGTTAGTGAACCGGAGATAGTCAATTTGGCAGACATCGCCCAAACAGCTAAGGCCCTGGATCCCATACAGAGCCTGCAGAGATATTTGCCTGAGGTGCAAGAGCACAGCGATGTGATCATCGTGCTCTCGCATCTAGGCCTAGAAGGAGACAAGGCTCTAGCTCAAGCCATACCAGACATTGACGTGATTGTGGGAGGAAGGTCAAGGAGGCTTCTCCGAGCGCCTGAAATGGTGGGCTCGACGATCATTGTGCAGGCAGGATATGATGGAGAATGGCTGGGCAAGTTGGGTGTAACAGTTACAGCTGAGGGCACGCTTGTTGACCCTTGGGTGGATATTATACCTCTTGGACCAGATATTGCCGACCATCCGGAGTTGGCAGCTCTTGTCGCACGCTATAACCAGCTCTACCCGCCGCCAACGCCCGGTGCCCATTGA